From bacterium, one genomic window encodes:
- a CDS encoding glucose 1-dehydrogenase, whose translation MQKLFDLSGKVAVVTGSSKGIGKAIAEAMAQHGARVVVSSRKLDACENVVEGIRERGGEAIAVACNISYKEELQNLVDEARKAFGQIDVCVCNAAVNPYFGTSQDIPDSAFDKVMNCNIRSNHWLCQMVIPEMAEHGDGSVIIVSSVGGLIGSRELGAYGISKAADMQIARNLAVEWGPKNVRINCIAPGLIRTDFARALWENPVIYEQTVKNYPLRRIGEPEEVAGAAVFMASASGSFITGQTIVIDGGGTIT comes from the coding sequence GTGCAGAAACTATTCGATCTGAGCGGAAAGGTCGCGGTCGTCACGGGATCGTCGAAGGGCATTGGCAAGGCTATTGCCGAAGCCATGGCGCAGCACGGCGCCCGCGTGGTCGTTTCGAGTCGCAAACTCGACGCCTGTGAAAACGTGGTCGAAGGCATCCGCGAACGCGGCGGCGAGGCGATCGCAGTCGCCTGCAATATCTCCTACAAGGAGGAGTTGCAGAATCTGGTCGACGAGGCCCGCAAGGCGTTCGGTCAGATCGATGTCTGTGTGTGCAACGCGGCGGTGAATCCGTACTTTGGCACGAGCCAGGATATTCCCGACAGCGCGTTCGACAAGGTCATGAACTGCAATATTCGCAGCAATCACTGGCTGTGTCAGATGGTGATTCCCGAGATGGCCGAGCATGGTGACGGCTCCGTGATCATCGTTTCGTCGGTCGGGGGTTTGATCGGATCCCGGGAGCTAGGCGCGTACGGGATCTCGAAGGCGGCTGATATGCAGATTGCGCGAAACCTGGCGGTCGAATGGGGTCCCAAGAACGTGCGCATCAATTGCATTGCACCCGGACTCATCCGCACTGATTTCGCGCGCGCGCTCTGGGAGAATCCGGTGATCTACGAACAGACGGTCAAAAACTATCCATTGCGACGAATCGGCGAGCCCGAAGAAGTCGCCGGCGCGGCCGTCTTCATGGCCTCCGCGTCGGGAAGCTTCATTACCGGACAGACGATCGTCATTGACGGCGGAGGCACGATCACCTGA
- a CDS encoding FkbM family methyltransferase, producing the protein MHTNLYSDLFTLIKASPERHANSDPLWRVLRAAARAEVERTFCDGAGEKVPFGPLGVLEFPYHNMGNIDSLDLFGIDELIILAFYDSNRARYERAVDFGANIGLHSIGMARAGFSVRSFEPDPVHFGLLKRNLGLNAVETEIHQSAVSIEAGRAEFVRVLGNTTGSHIAGAKKDPYGKLDRFEVELEAAEGHLRWADLAKIDIEGHEAELLTGLPIDVWADTDAVLEVGTAENAEIIWNHLGRADANLFSQMTGWSKVTSLSEMPTSHRDGSLFISSKSEMPWTG; encoded by the coding sequence ATGCACACGAACTTGTATTCCGATCTGTTCACGCTTATCAAGGCGAGCCCCGAACGCCATGCCAATAGCGATCCGCTGTGGCGCGTTCTACGGGCTGCTGCACGCGCCGAGGTGGAGAGAACTTTCTGTGACGGGGCGGGTGAGAAAGTTCCGTTTGGTCCGCTCGGTGTGCTCGAATTTCCCTATCACAACATGGGAAATATCGACTCCCTCGATCTGTTCGGGATCGACGAGTTGATCATTCTGGCTTTCTACGATTCGAACCGGGCGCGCTATGAGCGGGCCGTCGACTTCGGTGCCAACATCGGACTGCATTCCATAGGTATGGCGCGTGCCGGTTTCAGCGTGCGCTCGTTCGAGCCGGATCCCGTTCATTTCGGACTGCTCAAACGCAATCTCGGCTTGAACGCGGTCGAGACCGAGATCCACCAATCGGCGGTATCGATCGAGGCGGGCCGGGCCGAATTCGTACGCGTACTCGGCAACACGACGGGCAGCCATATTGCCGGTGCGAAGAAGGATCCTTACGGAAAACTCGACCGCTTTGAGGTCGAACTCGAAGCAGCAGAGGGTCATCTGCGCTGGGCCGATCTTGCGAAGATCGACATCGAAGGTCATGAGGCAGAGCTTTTGACCGGTCTGCCTATCGATGTATGGGCGGATACCGATGCCGTTCTCGAGGTCGGAACAGCGGAGAACGCCGAAATCATCTGGAACCACCTCGGACGAGCCGATGCCAATCTGTTCTCGCAGATGACGGGCTGGAGCAAGGTCACTTCGCTTTCAGAAATGCCGACGAGTCATAGAGACGGGTCGTTGTTCATCTCGTCGAAATCGGAAATGCCCTGGACTGGTTAG
- a CDS encoding CoA transferase translates to MSGPLTGFKVIDATAMISGPIATRILADQGADVIKIEPPGIGDLVRAFGSHRNGFPAIFLTSNRNKRSVVLDLKQTRGLEVLKRLVADADVFVQNFRPGKAEQMGIGEADLRAVKPDLIYVSISGFGESGPYSDKRVYDPVIQALSGLAAVQADWKTGRPQMMRLIIPDKLTALTAAQSITAALLSRERTGKGQHVKLAMLDAMVAFLWPEAMARHTFVDHDDTRDRRLAKDLVFETADGYMTVGAVSDEEWRGLCLALERPDWLEDERFQTAVGRIQHIDDRLNMTEEVTRERTTDEWLERFDARQVPCAPIRNLDELWHDPQIVENELIVEMDHPVVGRIRQPRPAERFDATPSEIRLPAPALGEHTEEVLAEIGLDRTEINELKDAKVLG, encoded by the coding sequence GTGTCCGGTCCGCTTACAGGATTCAAAGTCATCGATGCAACGGCGATGATCTCGGGTCCGATCGCAACCCGCATCCTCGCCGACCAGGGCGCGGACGTCATCAAGATCGAGCCGCCTGGCATCGGTGACCTGGTGCGTGCTTTTGGTTCGCATCGCAACGGCTTTCCCGCGATCTTCCTCACCAGCAACCGCAACAAGCGCTCAGTCGTGCTCGATCTGAAACAGACGAGAGGGCTCGAAGTGCTGAAACGATTGGTGGCCGACGCGGACGTTTTCGTTCAGAACTTCCGACCCGGAAAAGCCGAACAGATGGGAATAGGCGAAGCCGATCTGCGCGCGGTGAAGCCCGACCTCATCTACGTGTCGATCAGCGGTTTTGGTGAGTCTGGCCCCTACTCCGACAAACGTGTGTACGATCCAGTGATCCAGGCCCTCTCCGGTCTGGCGGCCGTTCAAGCCGATTGGAAGACCGGGCGACCGCAGATGATGCGTCTGATCATCCCCGACAAGCTGACCGCCCTGACCGCAGCTCAATCGATTACGGCCGCCTTGCTCTCGCGAGAGCGCACCGGAAAAGGCCAGCACGTCAAGCTCGCGATGCTCGATGCGATGGTCGCGTTCCTGTGGCCCGAAGCGATGGCCCGACACACCTTCGTCGATCACGACGATACGCGCGATCGACGTCTGGCGAAGGATCTGGTCTTCGAGACGGCCGACGGATACATGACGGTAGGCGCGGTTTCCGACGAAGAATGGCGGGGCTTGTGCCTTGCACTCGAGCGGCCGGACTGGCTGGAAGACGAGCGTTTCCAGACGGCCGTCGGACGCATCCAGCACATCGACGATCGTCTGAACATGACCGAAGAAGTGACCCGCGAGCGAACGACCGACGAATGGCTCGAGCGCTTCGACGCGCGCCAGGTACCGTGTGCACCCATTCGCAATCTTGACGAACTCTGGCACGACCCACAGATCGTCGAGAACGAGTTGATCGTCGAAATGGACCACCCGGTCGTCGGGCGCATCCGCCAACCACGCCCCGCAGAACGCTTCGATGCCACGCCGTCGGAGATACGGCTGCCCGCTCCCGCACTCGGCGAACACACCGAAGAGGTGCTTGCGGAAATCGGGTTGGATCGGACGGAGATCAACGAATTGAAAGACGCGAAAGTCCTGGGATAG
- a CDS encoding DUF4336 domain-containing protein, translated as MLRSLDRGLWVIDHPLKIGIAEFGTRTTVIRLRDGSLFVHSPGPLSAALRQALSTLGPVKFVVAPNKVHHFFVAENMRSYPDAQLHLAPGLAEKISDLPKGQTLNDEAPEGWASDLDQIWVRGSDFLEEVVFLHPATRTLVLTDLAFNFHGAETRTTRIFLRLVGAYKRFGPSRIARVSMRDKKAIRAGIDRILEWDFDRVIVTHGDVLETGGRQALREAYARIG; from the coding sequence ATGCTGCGCTCGTTGGACCGTGGATTGTGGGTGATCGATCACCCTTTGAAGATCGGGATTGCCGAATTCGGAACGCGAACGACCGTCATCAGGCTGAGGGACGGATCCCTATTCGTTCATTCTCCCGGGCCGCTCAGCGCTGCGTTGCGTCAAGCCCTGAGCACTCTCGGACCCGTAAAATTCGTGGTCGCACCCAACAAGGTTCACCACTTCTTCGTCGCCGAAAACATGCGGAGCTACCCGGATGCCCAACTCCACCTGGCACCGGGACTGGCCGAGAAAATCTCGGATCTCCCCAAGGGCCAGACATTGAACGACGAGGCTCCCGAAGGTTGGGCGTCTGACCTGGACCAGATCTGGGTGCGCGGCTCCGACTTCCTGGAGGAGGTCGTGTTCCTGCACCCCGCAACTCGCACACTCGTATTGACCGACCTCGCGTTCAACTTCCATGGCGCCGAAACCCGCACCACGCGCATCTTTCTGCGCCTCGTAGGCGCCTACAAGCGCTTCGGCCCGTCGCGAATCGCACGTGTCTCGATGCGGGACAAGAAGGCGATTCGCGCTGGTATCGATCGAATCCTCGAATGGGATTTCGATCGCGTGATCGTCACACACGGGGATGTTCTGGAAACCGGAGGCCGCCAGGCTCTGCGCGAAGCCTACGCGCGCATCGGCTGA
- a CDS encoding phosphotransferase encodes MPGKHGTDLSQAGFTRGQLALAEQSALMQTFGADGLITEVLGVIGDGKEATVYAVRTAPHTGVERAIAKVYRAQRFRAFANSELYDAGQNRGDARSNRAMRNKTRKGRLMAHHDWIGREWENLCLLFDAGADVPEPYERSADAILMEHIGTPDAVAPLLQHVRLSAEEAEAALNALLQNIERFLRCDLIHGDLSAYNVLFDRGRVCVIDLPQAVDARTSPHARRLLFRDVKNICRGFARMKLDVDAERIATDLWQRYTRGNLS; translated from the coding sequence ATGCCCGGAAAACACGGTACCGACCTGTCTCAGGCCGGCTTCACTCGCGGCCAACTCGCTTTGGCGGAGCAGTCCGCACTCATGCAGACATTCGGCGCCGACGGCCTCATTACAGAGGTTCTCGGCGTCATCGGCGATGGCAAGGAGGCGACCGTCTACGCGGTTCGTACGGCGCCCCATACGGGTGTCGAGCGCGCAATCGCCAAGGTGTACCGGGCCCAGCGCTTCCGCGCGTTCGCGAACTCAGAACTCTACGACGCCGGTCAAAACAGAGGCGATGCGCGGTCAAATCGCGCCATGCGCAACAAGACCCGCAAGGGTCGATTGATGGCCCACCACGACTGGATCGGGCGCGAATGGGAAAACCTGTGCCTGCTATTCGACGCGGGCGCGGATGTACCAGAGCCGTATGAACGAAGTGCAGACGCCATCTTGATGGAGCACATCGGCACACCCGATGCGGTCGCTCCCCTACTTCAGCACGTCAGATTGAGTGCGGAAGAAGCTGAAGCGGCTTTGAACGCATTGCTTCAGAACATCGAGAGGTTTTTGCGCTGCGATCTGATTCATGGCGATCTGTCCGCTTATAACGTCCTGTTCGATCGAGGCCGAGTGTGCGTGATCGACCTTCCCCAGGCGGTAGACGCCCGCACCAGCCCGCACGCTCGTCGTCTGCTGTTTCGCGACGTGAAGAACATCTGCCGCGGATTTGCGCGCATGAAACTGGATGTCGATGCGGAACGTATCGCGACGGATCTATGGCAACGCTACACGAGGGGAAACCTGTCCTGA
- a CDS encoding long-chain-fatty-acid--CoA ligase translates to MRLHDFIEYHARVRPDREFAIQGSHSMTYAEANVEANRLANGLVSVGLEVGDRFAYLSKNSIDMALMNFAAAKVGAVPVPLNYRLAPPEWAYIINDAEAKLVIAAGDHPKGIDSVRDKLKSAKTFIALGDVPQGWESYRGWVGEQAETDPGREITDRNELYQMYTSGTTGHPKGAIQRHHAVISNVSQLMTSLTIRPGPGSRTLIVAPMYHAAAAISVMAAIISGATLVIQEDFDPAAVVRELSEGDISWCTLVPAMIQACLVMVPDVAERRYPSLKIITYGASPIAEDTLRTAMEVFGCGFHQGFGMTETTAAVTVLTEEDHVAALAGRSELLLSAGRAITGTDVRIVDENDVEVARGEVGEIIARGPQIMKGYWNLPEASEKALKGGWMHTGDAAIMDEEGYIYIQDRIKDMIVSGGENVYPREIENALFEHEAIIDAAVIGIPDAKFGEAILAFVVTKPGTSLSVDEVIAHSRDRIAGYKVPRQVEFIAELPRNASGKVLKKDLREPYWEGQKRRVGG, encoded by the coding sequence ATGCGCCTACACGATTTCATCGAGTATCACGCGAGAGTTCGACCCGATAGGGAGTTCGCCATCCAGGGTTCGCATTCCATGACCTATGCAGAGGCGAATGTGGAGGCGAATCGTCTGGCCAATGGACTGGTGTCCGTCGGTCTCGAGGTCGGCGATCGCTTCGCCTATCTGTCGAAAAACTCGATCGACATGGCCCTGATGAATTTCGCCGCGGCGAAAGTGGGCGCCGTGCCCGTGCCCCTGAACTATCGACTCGCGCCACCGGAGTGGGCGTACATCATCAACGACGCGGAAGCGAAGCTGGTGATTGCCGCAGGTGACCATCCGAAGGGCATCGATTCGGTGCGCGACAAACTGAAGAGCGCGAAGACCTTCATCGCGCTCGGCGACGTACCCCAAGGATGGGAATCGTATCGGGGCTGGGTGGGCGAACAAGCGGAAACCGACCCGGGTCGCGAGATTACCGATCGGAACGAGTTGTACCAGATGTATACCAGCGGCACGACGGGGCATCCCAAGGGTGCGATCCAGCGGCACCATGCGGTCATTTCGAATGTGTCGCAACTAATGACTTCGTTGACCATCCGTCCCGGACCCGGCAGTCGCACGTTGATCGTCGCACCGATGTATCACGCGGCCGCAGCCATCTCGGTGATGGCGGCGATCATTTCCGGCGCAACCCTCGTGATTCAAGAGGATTTCGATCCAGCGGCGGTCGTACGTGAATTGTCGGAAGGCGATATCTCGTGGTGCACACTGGTGCCCGCGATGATCCAAGCGTGCCTGGTCATGGTGCCCGACGTGGCGGAGCGTCGCTATCCATCGCTCAAGATCATTACGTACGGCGCTTCCCCGATTGCGGAAGACACGCTGCGCACAGCCATGGAAGTCTTCGGATGCGGTTTCCACCAGGGATTCGGCATGACTGAAACCACGGCCGCCGTCACCGTATTGACCGAAGAAGATCACGTGGCGGCGCTCGCCGGGCGATCCGAACTCCTGCTCTCAGCGGGTCGCGCGATCACGGGTACTGATGTGCGAATCGTCGACGAGAACGATGTGGAGGTGGCGCGGGGCGAAGTCGGCGAGATTATCGCGCGCGGTCCACAGATCATGAAGGGGTACTGGAACCTGCCCGAGGCCAGCGAGAAGGCGTTGAAAGGCGGTTGGATGCACACCGGCGACGCCGCGATCATGGACGAAGAAGGCTATATCTACATCCAGGATCGCATCAAGGACATGATCGTTTCCGGTGGCGAGAACGTATACCCGCGCGAGATCGAGAATGCCCTGTTCGAACACGAAGCGATCATCGACGCGGCCGTGATCGGGATTCCCGACGCGAAGTTTGGCGAGGCCATCCTGGCTTTCGTAGTGACCAAGCCAGGTACGAGTCTGAGCGTCGACGAGGTGATCGCACACTCGCGTGACCGGATTGCCGGCTACAAGGTGCCTCGCCAGGTCGAGTTCATCGCCGAACTACCGCGAAACGCCAGCGGAAAGGTCCTGAAGAAGGACCTGCGCGAGCCGTATTGGGAAGGTCAGAAGCGACGCGTCGGGGGCTGA
- a CDS encoding NAD-dependent epimerase/dehydratase family protein — protein sequence MGRTYAILGGGGSFGIHAALYLLDKADPKKVIGIGRNPLRPEPFSLGIEARDGYEYHARHVTHELDLLLELFDRERPEVIVNFAAQGEGAVSWKHSWRFFETNSMAMARLAEELMKCDWLEHFIQIGTSEMYGSVEYAVKEDEPIKPTSPYAASKVAFDMHLLAVNKFLGFPMSIIRPCNCYCPGQLLHRVIPKAIWAGLTGNRLPLHGGGKAEKSYMHARDLGRAIHLVAERGPNGEVFNAGPAEPTSIREVVERCAGALGIPFEDLCEVTDERLGQDSRYWLDSSAIKDATGWQPQIGWDEGLAEMVDWGRKYLDGIRDWPTDYTLRA from the coding sequence ATGGGTAGAACGTACGCAATTCTCGGCGGTGGCGGTTCCTTCGGTATCCACGCCGCGCTCTATCTTCTGGACAAGGCCGATCCCAAGAAGGTGATCGGTATCGGTCGCAATCCGTTGCGTCCGGAGCCGTTCTCGCTCGGGATCGAGGCTCGCGATGGCTACGAATACCACGCCCGTCACGTCACCCACGAACTCGATCTGCTGCTCGAGTTGTTCGACCGGGAAAGGCCAGAGGTCATCGTCAATTTCGCGGCCCAGGGCGAGGGCGCCGTGTCGTGGAAGCACTCCTGGCGATTCTTCGAGACCAACTCGATGGCAATGGCCCGGCTCGCGGAAGAACTCATGAAGTGCGATTGGCTCGAGCACTTCATACAGATCGGCACGTCGGAGATGTATGGGTCGGTTGAATACGCCGTGAAAGAAGATGAGCCGATCAAGCCCACGAGTCCGTACGCTGCGTCCAAGGTTGCTTTCGACATGCATCTGCTGGCGGTCAACAAGTTCCTCGGATTTCCGATGAGCATCATCCGCCCTTGCAACTGCTATTGCCCGGGCCAACTCCTGCACCGCGTCATCCCGAAGGCGATCTGGGCCGGATTGACCGGCAACAGATTGCCCCTGCATGGTGGGGGAAAGGCGGAAAAGTCCTATATGCACGCGCGCGACCTCGGTCGCGCGATTCATCTGGTTGCTGAGCGTGGGCCCAACGGAGAGGTCTTCAATGCGGGGCCGGCCGAGCCGACATCGATTCGAGAAGTGGTAGAGCGCTGCGCGGGCGCACTCGGAATACCGTTCGAAGATCTGTGCGAAGTGACTGACGAGCGCCTCGGACAGGACTCGCGCTATTGGCTCGATTCCAGTGCCATCAAGGATGCAACTGGATGGCAACCCCAGATCGGTTGGGACGAGGGTCTGGCCGAGATGGTTGATTGGGGTCGCAAGTATCTCGACGGTATTCGCGATTGGCCAACGGATTACACACTGCGAGCGTGA
- a CDS encoding MBL fold metallo-hydrolase — translation MPDLLGLSARFIDEGIYEGPGSVNRTTAELSEVADQIAVVEAFSHVVAFDTGEGLVLFDTSLEAFAEGILKSLRSWSEAPIHTIAYTHGHVDHVGGTQRMIEEGRRAGHGQPRIVGHENLPDRFERYQFTNGYNGVINARQFGRVRTLGGMVAAETVQSFGPSTWVRPDTTFRDRLRLQVGELDMEFRHARGETDDHLWAWIPSRKAICAGDFITWVFPNAGNPQKVQRFPLEWAKALREMSALGAELLLPAHGLPVAGETRIRGMLDDIARALEILVEQTLELMNGGARLDQIVHEVKLPDELLQKPYLRPVYDEPEFVLHNIWRLYGGWYDGNPAHLKPAPAQVLSNEIAQLAGGIDVLIQRAQDLAEASEFRLACELIEMATLATPSDRSAHAARAEIYAARRRGELSLMAKGIYGHAARESESLAKD, via the coding sequence ATGCCAGACCTACTCGGGCTCTCTGCCCGCTTTATCGACGAAGGAATCTACGAGGGCCCCGGCTCAGTCAATCGCACGACCGCCGAGCTTTCTGAGGTCGCCGATCAAATCGCTGTGGTCGAAGCCTTCTCGCACGTGGTGGCATTCGATACCGGTGAAGGGCTGGTTTTGTTCGACACGAGCCTGGAAGCCTTCGCCGAGGGGATTCTCAAGTCACTGCGGAGTTGGAGCGAAGCTCCAATCCACACGATCGCCTACACCCACGGTCACGTGGACCACGTGGGTGGAACCCAGAGGATGATCGAAGAAGGACGAAGAGCGGGCCACGGCCAGCCGCGCATCGTCGGACACGAGAACCTGCCCGATCGCTTCGAACGCTATCAGTTCACGAACGGCTACAACGGCGTGATCAATGCCCGCCAGTTCGGGCGCGTCCGAACGCTCGGAGGCATGGTGGCGGCCGAGACCGTCCAATCCTTCGGTCCCAGCACCTGGGTGCGCCCCGATACGACCTTCCGCGACCGTCTGCGCTTGCAGGTCGGAGAACTCGATATGGAGTTCCGTCACGCCAGAGGCGAGACGGACGATCACCTCTGGGCCTGGATTCCCTCGCGCAAGGCGATCTGCGCGGGTGACTTCATCACCTGGGTGTTCCCGAACGCCGGTAACCCGCAAAAGGTGCAACGCTTTCCGCTCGAGTGGGCGAAAGCACTTCGCGAAATGTCTGCGCTGGGCGCGGAGTTGTTACTGCCCGCACACGGTCTTCCGGTCGCCGGTGAAACCCGCATTCGAGGCATGCTCGATGACATCGCGCGGGCACTCGAGATCCTCGTAGAGCAGACACTCGAACTGATGAACGGCGGCGCGCGTCTCGATCAGATCGTGCACGAGGTCAAGCTTCCCGACGAGTTGCTTCAAAAACCCTATCTGCGTCCCGTCTACGACGAACCGGAGTTCGTGCTGCACAACATCTGGCGACTCTATGGTGGCTGGTACGACGGAAATCCAGCCCATCTCAAGCCGGCTCCGGCGCAGGTGCTCTCGAACGAGATCGCGCAACTGGCCGGTGGCATCGACGTTCTCATCCAGCGCGCCCAGGACCTCGCCGAAGCCAGCGAGTTCCGACTCGCTTGCGAACTAATCGAGATGGCCACACTCGCGACTCCGTCCGACCGCAGTGCACACGCGGCCCGGGCCGAAATCTATGCAGCGCGACGCAGGGGCGAACTCTCGCTGATGGCCAAGGGAATCTACGGTCACGCGGCCCGCGAATCAGAGAGCCTGGCGAAGGATTGA
- a CDS encoding thiamine pyrophosphate-binding protein: MTKTKLSDYVADFLAEQGIGHVFIISGGASIHLLHSISEHSVLQHICPHHEQAGAMAAEAYSRVTGNLGCAIGTSGPGATNMITGIAGAWFDSVPCLYLTGQVTTFRMKGDTGVRQLGFQETEIIPMVEPITKYAVQISDPMDIRYELEKAVHLAKTGRPGPVVVDIPDDLQRDFIEVEALRGFTPDEERSTLSPSAGELDAIAAILSEADRPVLMLGWGVRLAGGEAEARRLVSRLGIPVLTSWAARDLVDSNFKHLVGTVGTHGTRAGNFAMQNADAVLCIGARLSTRETGSPIKSWARQAQTIVVDVDEAELGKFPRFGKPLDVAVHADGRAFISALLDRLEDCQLPDVSDWCGRTEDWKARYPVCDASAQEESTINPYVFVDALSAVMPPNEHIFIDTGCSIAWMMQGFDIRTGQRLYHDFNNTAMGWALPAAIGGCLALDGRPVTCVSGDGGMMMNLQELGTIKRHRLPVRIFVLNNRGYSMVQQTQEQWLGGEHVGTSLEGGLDFPDFEKLAGAFDIPCISIAKNASLPEVLGKVMKIDGPLLVNVDIPSGKRVAPQSRFGYPIEDAEPLLPRDEFLENMIVAPLPVSLKLPD, from the coding sequence ATGACGAAGACCAAACTCTCAGACTACGTTGCCGATTTTCTGGCCGAGCAGGGCATCGGTCACGTTTTCATCATTTCTGGCGGTGCTTCGATCCACCTGCTGCATTCGATCTCGGAACACTCGGTGCTGCAGCACATCTGCCCGCACCACGAGCAAGCCGGAGCCATGGCCGCTGAAGCCTACTCGCGGGTGACTGGAAATCTCGGTTGCGCGATCGGCACCAGCGGTCCCGGTGCTACGAACATGATCACCGGAATCGCGGGTGCCTGGTTTGATTCGGTGCCTTGCCTGTACCTTACGGGTCAGGTCACCACCTTTCGCATGAAGGGCGACACCGGAGTGCGACAACTCGGTTTTCAAGAGACCGAGATCATCCCGATGGTTGAACCGATCACGAAGTACGCGGTGCAGATCTCAGACCCGATGGATATTCGCTATGAGCTCGAGAAAGCCGTGCACCTGGCGAAGACGGGTCGACCCGGGCCCGTGGTAGTAGATATTCCCGACGATCTGCAGAGGGACTTCATCGAAGTAGAAGCGCTTCGGGGCTTTACTCCGGATGAAGAACGTTCGACGCTGTCGCCGAGCGCGGGAGAACTCGATGCGATCGCCGCCATACTCAGTGAGGCCGATCGGCCCGTACTGATGCTCGGCTGGGGCGTGCGGCTCGCCGGAGGTGAAGCGGAGGCGCGACGACTCGTCAGTCGCCTGGGGATTCCCGTACTCACCAGCTGGGCGGCCAGGGATCTCGTGGATTCGAATTTCAAACACCTGGTCGGCACCGTCGGCACGCATGGCACCCGTGCAGGGAACTTCGCGATGCAGAACGCGGATGCCGTGTTGTGCATCGGTGCACGTCTCAGTACGCGTGAGACCGGTTCTCCGATAAAGAGCTGGGCGCGGCAAGCGCAAACTATTGTCGTCGATGTGGATGAAGCGGAATTGGGCAAGTTTCCGAGATTCGGAAAACCTCTGGACGTCGCCGTTCACGCGGATGGAAGAGCTTTCATCAGTGCTCTTCTGGACAGGCTTGAGGATTGCCAGCTACCCGACGTCTCGGATTGGTGCGGGCGTACCGAAGACTGGAAGGCTCGCTATCCGGTGTGCGATGCCTCTGCGCAGGAAGAATCGACCATCAATCCCTATGTATTCGTCGATGCACTCTCCGCCGTCATGCCTCCGAACGAGCACATCTTCATCGACACAGGTTGCTCGATTGCCTGGATGATGCAGGGATTCGACATCCGCACGGGTCAACGGCTCTATCACGATTTCAACAATACGGCGATGGGGTGGGCGCTGCCGGCGGCGATTGGCGGCTGTCTCGCCCTCGACGGTAGACCCGTTACCTGTGTTTCAGGCGATGGCGGGATGATGATGAACTTGCAAGAACTGGGAACCATCAAGCGGCATCGTCTACCCGTCCGCATTTTCGTGCTCAATAACCGCGGCTACTCCATGGTCCAACAGACTCAGGAACAATGGCTAGGTGGCGAACACGTAGGCACGTCCCTGGAGGGCGGGCTCGACTTTCCGGATTTCGAGAAGCTCGCGGGAGCTTTCGATATTCCCTGCATCTCCATTGCGAAAAATGCATCGCTCCCAGAGGTGCTGGGGAAGGTGATGAAGATCGATGGGCCTCTGCTGGTCAATGTGGATATCCCTTCCGGAAAGCGTGTGGCTCCGCAGTCCAGATTCGGCTATCCGATCGAGGATGCGGAGCCTTTGTTGCCAAGGGACGAGTTTCTGGAAAACATGATCGTCGCACCCTTGCCGGTTTCTCTCAAACTTCCGGACTGA
- a CDS encoding SDR family NAD(P)-dependent oxidoreductase, translating to MSDTSDRKQDVRTAVVLGASADIGIALTQRLLDDDYRVVGFARDIRRLAALKSAERFSAIACDLADPSSVAAALNSYEQLDLSWQLFVSAAGTMEPIGRFTDLDFDAWERSVTVNSTAQLRVLHGLWPKRAVGEVDVMLMAGGGTNNPFRNYSAYCVAKIALIKMCELLDDEEPELNIFIVGPGFVPTRIHEETLRAGARADEGYQKAVDFLKTEGTSHDDIYANLKWCMEKGRSVAGGRNFSTVHDPWREGGAELGEKLKADGNAYRLRRAQP from the coding sequence ATGAGTGACACTTCCGATCGCAAGCAGGATGTCCGCACCGCCGTCGTGCTCGGTGCCAGCGCTGACATCGGTATTGCCCTCACGCAACGCCTGCTGGACGACGACTATCGAGTCGTGGGATTTGCGCGTGATATCCGACGGCTCGCTGCTCTCAAGAGCGCGGAGAGATTCAGCGCGATTGCTTGTGATCTCGCCGATCCTTCCAGTGTCGCAGCCGCGCTCAACTCTTACGAACAGCTGGATCTCTCCTGGCAACTCTTCGTATCAGCCGCCGGCACCATGGAGCCCATCGGGCGTTTCACGGATCTCGACTTCGACGCCTGGGAGCGCTCGGTGACCGTCAACTCGACGGCACAGCTGCGTGTTCTGCACGGGCTCTGGCCGAAGCGTGCGGTGGGAGAAGTCGACGTCATGTTGATGGCGGGCGGCGGTACCAATAATCCGTTCAGGAATTATTCGGCCTACTGCGTCGCGAAAATCGCTCTTATCAAGATGTGCGAGTTGCTCGACGACGAGGAGCCCGAACTCAATATCTTCATCGTCGGCCCCGGTTTCGTGCCGACACGGATTCACGAGGAGACACTCCGAGCCGGTGCTCGCGCGGACGAAGGCTATCAAAAGGCAGTCGACTTCCTGAAGACGGAAGGCACCAGCCATGATGATATCTACGCCAATCTGAAGTGGTGTATGGAAAAGGGCAGATCGGTTGCCGGTGGGCGGAACTTCTCTACCGTTCACGACCCCTGGCGCGAGGGAGGGGCCGAGCTCGGAGAGAAGCTGAAGGCGGACGGGAATGCGTATCGGCTGCGCCGGGCGCAACCGTGA